In the genome of Oryzias melastigma strain HK-1 linkage group LG19, ASM292280v2, whole genome shotgun sequence, the window GACAGGATGAATGCATTCTGTTCATGTTCTCCTTCTTTGCCTGCTTACAGTAAGATCCCAGAATCTGTCACATGACTGGTAAAGTTTTGTTCTACTTTCAGTTTCCTCTGACAGGAAAGGATTTCTGCAAtcatatgttcttttttttccccccagactGAAGATTATTGCGCATTCAGCAGTTTGAAAATATGTGAAATGTGCCAGTAAAACCTAAAAATTCTGTAAGTCATTTATCGTGCTGTGTGTTTGCGACTCAGGCGCTCCCCCTGGTCACCGTGCTGGTTGGCAGTCCCACCCACAGCCAGGACGTTACCATAGTAACGGTTTCAGAGGACGCCGACGAGCCCCGGGAGGTGTCTTTCAGCCTGGCTGGGGGCGAGTCGGCGCTGTCTCCGGGTGTCCCTCGCTGGGCAAACTACGTGAAGGGGGTCATCCAGCACTATGGGGGTAAGGGGGCTCAGTTTCTATAGCAACACAAATATCAGGACTTGATCATTTGACCGATGTGTTCGCTGCAGCTTCTCCTCTCCCGGGGTTCAGGGCGGTGGTGGCCAGTAGCGTCCCATTGGGGGGAGGACTGTCTAGCTCCGCCTCCTTGGAAGTGGCCGTCTACActttcctgcagcagctgaagccAGGTGAGAGTGGAAACGATGTGGACAGGTGAGAGGTCACAGGTGAGGCATTCACGAGGCGTAGAATCTGGTGACCTCTGATCAAAAAATCCAATGACTTTTACTCTTGAAGTTACCTGCAGAAGTACTCTGATTACTCCTCTGCTGCATCTGTCAGTGAGGAGGGGGGTTATAGGGCAGACTTCTTGAAAATTTTACCTTTCGGAGTTTCTTTCGCAGATGGAGGTGACAACGTGGCCAAAGCTCTGTCCTGCCAGAAGGCGGAGCACACCCACGCCGGCGTGCCCTGTGGCATCATGGACCAGCTGGTCTCCATCCTGGGCAAGGAGGGGCACGCTCTGCTCATCGACTGCAGGTCCGTTCACACGCAGACAGAACTGCTCGGTACCGGCGCCGTCAGCTCACACCCCTGCTCCGGTTCTCCTCAGGTCCTTGGAGGTCTACCCGGTCCCCCTGGTGCTGCCCGGCCCGCTCATCCTCATCACCAACTCCAACGTGAAGCACTCGCTGGCGAGCGGCGAGTACGCTGTGAGGCGCCGGCAGTGCGAGGAGGCCGCCGCAGCTTTGGGGAAGAAGAGCCTCAGAGACGCCACCATGAAGGAGCTGGAAGGTAAcggcttcattttcttcatatatgtcctccatcatgagaaagaatgctccaagaacatgttaaaaacaccaaaaaactcaatttccatcaaagtgggtttttaaagattgaaatttatgacaaataaaatccaaacaggataaaaataaCTTCTTCAAAGATTAACTTAGTTCTGTAGAAATTTCTTCAAGCTGGTAAACATCTGAAATTCAAATatggttaataaaaaataaagagatccTCTTTCTGGTTGAGGGATAAGACACTTATTTATTGGTTCTTTTTGGCATCTTTGGTGATCCGCACCAGACTGAAACATGGCTCAGAGCCATGGAGAGCCTGCTCAGGTAATAGGAGGAAACATGTAAACGTGATGATCGGGGACTGTGCTGCATTTCTTTTAGCTGCAATGCTGCTTTCAGGTGCAGCTCCTTAATCAAGCAGTTTCATTTGGCAGGGATGTTGCATTAAggtgatgtgtttgtttttttcaaaaactatactaCATTTAGGTCTCTGGTtgcatgtagaaaaaaaatctgttgcaaAGCAGCATTTAATGCCTTGCTGCATTTATCTACAGTGTTTTACCAGGATGCCGTGTTGCATTCAGGTGCAATTGGGCATTCATATTCAGACATTATGCTGCATTCAGGAGCAGTGTTTCTTTCAACCGACATGCTACTGTTTTGGGGGAAGTTTTGCGCTTGGGCACAACTCTGCGTTTTAGGTCCATGTTGCATTTACTTACACTGAAAACAGGCTATCACTAGGTTGCCATTCAGCATTAATGTGCAATGTTGCACTCAGCTATAACATAATCTGTGTCATTTAGGCGCCATGCTACATTCAGGTGCAGCAGGGACACCGTGGTGCATTCAGGTGCTGCGGTTTGGGGATGTTTTGTATTCAGATATGACGTTGCATTTGCATGCATTCAGGCACAGTGATGCATTTCACTGGGGTATCGTGCTGCATTTTGGTAGATTGTTGCATTCAGGCTCTGTTCTGTATTCAAGTACAGTTAGATATATGTTAGATTTCTGAGAAACGTTCCTCTCCCTGCAGAGGTGAGGAGCAGACTGGACGACGTGATCTTCCGCAGAGCTCGCCACGTCATTGAGGAGACGGAGAGGACGCGTCAAGCTGCAGAGGCCCTGAGAAGAGGGGCCTACAAGGAGTTTGGGAGGCTGATGGTGGAGAGCCACGACTCACTGAGGTACAGGTGACGGCGCGAGcgtgcagcagctgctgtggcGGCGTTGGAGCTCACTGGCCGTCTGTCCGTCAGGGATCTGTAcgaggtgagctgcagagaacTAGATGAACTGGTTTCTGCCGCCCTGGAGGTGGACGGCGTGTTTGGCAGTCGGATGACAGGTGGGGGATTCGGCGGGTGCACCGTGACTCTGCTGCAGGCCCACAGCGTCGATAAGGCCATCCTCCACATGCAGGTATGTCGACACTACACCTGCATGATCCCATGTTTGCTGTTTACCCCAGCAGGGGAAGGACTGTCAAAGGTACAAATATTAGTCAAATAGTTGTTGAAGCAGTGAATGTTTTTAGTTTCCTTGTATGATCTGATTATTTATGCTTAATAGATTCATCTACAAACTTCTAAACAAAGCGGACTTCCACGCGTGTTTAAGTTTGGCTTGCTGTAGGGCAGACGAGATGCCGACTCGACACTTTCTGAGGGtgttttccagctctttttCAGTGAGGATGACCTCGTGTGGACAGACTAAGACATTACAGATCACACCAAACCATCTcccatttgttctcttttaaatCAAGTGATTTGGACAGAAGTAAATGGAGGTTAACCAAACAGAACGCTTTAACTGACTGGAACAAACCGGTTtgccttttattaaaaatgttatttttccatttttagtttatgacgatattaaaaaaaataaaatatagattttttcttttttatgcataACAAATTAGGTGGGTTTGTTATTTGCCAACCCCAAATCCACCAATACAGACCACCACAgggtagtgctgggcgatataaCAATTAACATCGTTGgggtgatagaaaagtgtctattgtgcaatttctcttctatcatttctattgttcttatttgtttatttttattgctgaacttttgtgcaaaaatgtattttcctactaagaaacttcAAGCTGTTGTGCagttaaaaaaacgtttttcgtTTATAACTATTCAGTTACTtgtttcttgaaaaataaagtcagagaaaagtatgtaattacatttttttagtgagtaactaaaaataaatttttttgtgatatatcgtgatatatattgttgtTGAGATaatgatatacaattttttttccaaatcaccTGTACTACCACACCTATGTTAACTCCTTTAGTCATTTGTGagtaaacataaatatttacatgtttaacAATTCCTTTAGTTGTTTAAATATTATGGTTGtcaatgaattaaaataactaatctgattaatcgcacttttgggttgtgattaatcatgattaatcgcaatgttttacaAGGTAAATTTTATACAATGATATATagcttttgtacaaaaacaggccacagagaaaatgtttcccttcatttttactgtctgaa includes:
- the galk1 gene encoding galactokinase, which codes for MAMAASVPAVSDLVAAARRQFARSFGEEPPQVAVCAPGRVNLIGEHTDYNQGFVLPMALPLVTVLVGSPTHSQDVTIVTVSEDADEPREVSFSLAGGESALSPGVPRWANYVKGVIQHYGASPLPGFRAVVASSVPLGGGLSSSASLEVAVYTFLQQLKPDGGDNVAKALSCQKAEHTHAGVPCGIMDQLVSILGKEGHALLIDCRSLEVYPVPLVLPGPLILITNSNVKHSLASGEYAVRRRQCEEAAAALGKKSLRDATMKELEEVRSRLDDVIFRRARHVIEETERTRQAAEALRRGAYKEFGRLMVESHDSLRDLYEVSCRELDELVSAALEVDGVFGSRMTGGGFGGCTVTLLQAHSVDKAILHMQERFSGTATFFITSPSEGARVLPLS